Proteins from a single region of Patulibacter sp. SYSU D01012:
- a CDS encoding thioesterase family protein → MSEAATDAPPAWAPADADVPAGPVELPVRVRFLECDPQGVLAHPRFLDLFDDAYMQVNTTRFGGFAAMRGAGIETLVVKTEVEFRRSARAEDRLRIVVDLERLGRSSVTLRYRALGADDGEPRAEGRNTYVLSAVGEGRSLPIPEWMRARYLGLGGPGAETA, encoded by the coding sequence GTGTCTGAGGCCGCCACGGACGCGCCGCCGGCCTGGGCGCCGGCGGACGCCGACGTCCCCGCCGGCCCGGTCGAGCTGCCCGTCCGGGTGCGCTTCCTCGAGTGCGACCCGCAGGGCGTGCTCGCCCATCCGCGCTTCCTCGACCTGTTCGACGACGCGTACATGCAGGTCAACACGACGCGCTTCGGCGGCTTCGCCGCCATGCGCGGCGCGGGGATCGAGACGCTCGTGGTGAAGACCGAGGTCGAGTTCCGCCGCTCCGCCCGCGCGGAGGACCGCCTGCGGATCGTCGTCGACCTGGAGCGCCTGGGCCGCTCCTCCGTCACCCTGCGCTACCGCGCGCTCGGCGCCGACGACGGCGAGCCGCGCGCGGAGGGCCGCAACACGTACGTCCTCTCCGCCGTCGGCGAGGGGCGCTCGCTGCCCATCCCGGAGTGGATGCGCGCGCGGTACCTGGGCCTCGGCGGCCCGGGCGCCGAGACCGCCTGA